The Streptomyces camelliae genome segment GACCGAACGCGGCTTCGCCTGCGCCGACGACGGCACCCCGCTGGTGGCGATGACCGTCACCGGCCAGCAGCGGCTGCCCCTTGAGGAGGCGCTGGCCCGCATCCCCGACGTACCGACCCCGCTGGCCGGCGGCGGCTTCGACGTGGACGACGAGGCGTACGAGGAGGTCGTGCGCCGCATCGTCAAGGAGATGATCGGCACCGGGGAGGGCGCGAACTTCGTCATCAAGCGCACCTTCGTCGCCGACATCACGGACTACGGGCCGCGCAGCGCCCCCGCGCTGTTCCGCCGGCTCCTGCAGCGCGAGTCCGGTGCCCACTGGACCTTCCTGATCCACACCGGCACCCGCACGCTCGTCGGTGCCTCGCCCGAGCGGCACATCAGCCTCCAGGGCGGTACGGCGGTCATGAACCCCATCAGCGGCACCTACCGCTACCCGTCGTCCGGCCCCACGCTCTCGGGCGTCCTGGAGTTCCTCGGCGACCGCAAGGAGACCGACGAGCTGTACATGGTCCTCGACGAGGAACTCAAGATGATGGCGCGGATCTGCCCCGGCGGCGGCCGGGTCGTGGGCCCCTACCTCAAGGAGATGGCCCGGGTCGCGCACACCGAGTACTTCATCGAGGGGCACACCGGCCGCGACGTACGCGACATCCTGCGCGAGACCATGTTCGCGCCCACGGTCACCGGCAGCCCGCTGGAGAGCGCCTGCCGGATCATCACGCAGTACGAGCCCGGCGGCCGCGGCTACTACAGCGGGGCGGCGGCGCTGATCGGGCGGGACGACGCCGGCGAGCGGGTCATGGACTCCGCGATCCTCATCCGCACCGCCGACATCAGCCCCGAGGGCCGCATCGGGATCGGCGTCGGCGCCACCATCGTGCGCCACTCCGACCCGGCGTCCGAGGCCGCGGAGACCCGCGCCAAGGCGGCCGGAGTCGTCGCCGCGCTGGGCGGGGAGGAGAAGGCCCGCTTCGCCGACCACCCCAGCGTGCGCCAGGCCCTGGGGCTGCGCAACGACTCCATCGCCGACTTCTGGCTCACCGACACCGAGGCGCGCGCGGCGGCCCGGCCGGAGCTGGCCGGGCGCAGGGTCCTCGTCGTGGACGCCGAGGACACCTTCACGTCCATGCTGGACCAGCAACTGCGCTCCCTGGGCCTTGAGGTCACGGTCCGCCGCTTCGACGAGCCGTACACCTTCGACGGGCACGACCTGATCGTGATGGGGCCGGGGCCGGGCGATCCGCAGGAGGTGGCGCACCCCAAGATGCGCCACCTGCACACGGCGGTGGACACCCTGCTGCGCGAAGGCCGGCCGTTCTTCGCGGTGTGCCTCAGCCACCAGGTCCTCGGCCTGCGCCTCGGCCTGCCGCTGCGCCGCAGGGAGGTGCCCAACCAGGGCGTGCAGAAGCGGATCGACCTGTTCGGCGGCGCCGAACGCGTCGGCTTCTACAACACCTTCGCGCTCGTCGCCGAGCACGACGAGTTCGAGGTGGACGGCGTGGGCCCGGTCCGGGTCAGCCGGGACCCGGCCACCGGGGAGGTGCACGCCCTGAGCGGCCCCCGGTTCGCCTCCCTGCAGTTCCACCCGGAGTCCGTGCTGACCAGGGAAGGGCCGCGCATCGTGGGCACGCGCCTGGCCGCGCTGCTCGCGCCGGCCGGGGCCGCCGCCCGCCGGGCCTGAGGGCCCGAGGCGGCCTCACCCGAACTGCCGGGCCGGCGCCCGCCCCGCTCGGGGGTGGGCCGGCGCCCACCCCCGAGCGCCGGCCCGGCACCCGCCGACATCAGACACGTGGGAGACATCAGATGCATACGTACGTCGTCGTCGACGCGTTCGCGCGTGAGCCCCTCACTGGCAATCCGGTGGCGGTGTATTTCGGGGCCGACGACCTGACCGCCGAGCAGATGCAGCGCATCGCACGGGAGATGAACCTGTCGGAGACCACGTTCGTGCTCACCCCCGAGCAGGGCGGGGACCACCACGTGCGGATCTTCACCCCGGTCAACGAACTGCCCTTCGCGGGACACCCGTTGCTCGGCACGGCCATCGCGCTCGGGCAGCGGACCGACGCCGACGGGCTGCGGATCGAGACCGCCATGGGGGTGATCCCCTTCGAGCTGAAGCGCGCCGACGGCAAGGTGGTCTCGACGAGCATGCGGCAGCCGGTGCCTGTGTGGGAGCCCTTCGACCGCACCGAGGAACTCCTTGAGGCACTCGGCATCAGCGCCTCGACGCTCCCGGTGGAGATCTACCGCAACGGCCCCCGGCACGTCCTCGTCGGCCTGGAGAGCGTCGAGGCACTGTCGAAGGTGGACCCCGATCACCGCGCCCTGGCCCGCTTCCCCGACATGGCGACCAACTGCTATGCAGGGGAGGGGAGTTCGTGGCGCAACCGCATGTTCTCGCCCGCGTACGGAGTCGTCGAGGACGCCGCCACCGGCTCCGCCGCGGGACCCATCGCCATCCATCTCGCCCGGCACGGCCTGATCGAGTACGGGCAGCGCATAGAGATCACCCAGGGCGTCGAGATCGGCCGCCCCTCTCCCATGGGCGCGCTGGCGCACGGGGAGGGCGACCACGTCGCCTCCGTCGAGGTCGCGGGTCCCGGTGTGGTCACCATCGAAGGAGTGCTCCATGTCTGACCTGACCCAGTCCGTCTCCGCCAACGGCACGGCGGCGGCCGCCACCCGCTCCGAGTCGATGACCGGCACCGTCGCGGTGGACTTCCCCGAGTTCTTCGCGCCGCCGGCCGAGCCGATGGGCCTGCTGGACGCGTGGCTTGAGGCCGCCGTCGCGAACGGGGTGCGCGAGCCCCGCGCGCTGGCCCTGGCCACCGCCGACGCCCAGGGCCGCACGTCCTCGCGCATCGTCAACCTCGGCAAGGTGACGGGCACCGGGATCGTGTTCATCACCCACTCCGACAGCCGCAAGGGCCGCCATCTCGCCGAGAACCCCTGGGCCTCCGGCGTCCTGTACTGGCGGGAGACCAGCCAGCAGATCACGCTCGCCGGCCCGGTCACCCAGCTGTCCGACGCCGAGTCGGAGGACCTGTGGTTCGCGCGTGCCGTCTTCACGCACGCGATGACGACGGTCTCCCGGCAGAGCAAACCGCTGACCGGCCTCGACCA includes the following:
- a CDS encoding chorismate-binding protein, whose translation is MTYADLLDQALNGPAQPYALLHRPGATGPGAVEVLTGEVSLPASLADIALPEGPADGTGARHEVLVVMPYRQLTERGFACADDGTPLVAMTVTGQQRLPLEEALARIPDVPTPLAGGGFDVDDEAYEEVVRRIVKEMIGTGEGANFVIKRTFVADITDYGPRSAPALFRRLLQRESGAHWTFLIHTGTRTLVGASPERHISLQGGTAVMNPISGTYRYPSSGPTLSGVLEFLGDRKETDELYMVLDEELKMMARICPGGGRVVGPYLKEMARVAHTEYFIEGHTGRDVRDILRETMFAPTVTGSPLESACRIITQYEPGGRGYYSGAAALIGRDDAGERVMDSAILIRTADISPEGRIGIGVGATIVRHSDPASEAAETRAKAAGVVAALGGEEKARFADHPSVRQALGLRNDSIADFWLTDTEARAAARPELAGRRVLVVDAEDTFTSMLDQQLRSLGLEVTVRRFDEPYTFDGHDLIVMGPGPGDPQEVAHPKMRHLHTAVDTLLREGRPFFAVCLSHQVLGLRLGLPLRRREVPNQGVQKRIDLFGGAERVGFYNTFALVAEHDEFEVDGVGPVRVSRDPATGEVHALSGPRFASLQFHPESVLTREGPRIVGTRLAALLAPAGAAARRA
- a CDS encoding PhzF family phenazine biosynthesis isomerase, whose protein sequence is MHTYVVVDAFAREPLTGNPVAVYFGADDLTAEQMQRIAREMNLSETTFVLTPEQGGDHHVRIFTPVNELPFAGHPLLGTAIALGQRTDADGLRIETAMGVIPFELKRADGKVVSTSMRQPVPVWEPFDRTEELLEALGISASTLPVEIYRNGPRHVLVGLESVEALSKVDPDHRALARFPDMATNCYAGEGSSWRNRMFSPAYGVVEDAATGSAAGPIAIHLARHGLIEYGQRIEITQGVEIGRPSPMGALAHGEGDHVASVEVAGPGVVTIEGVLHV
- the phzG gene encoding phenazine biosynthesis FMN-dependent oxidase PhzG; amino-acid sequence: MSDLTQSVSANGTAAAATRSESMTGTVAVDFPEFFAPPAEPMGLLDAWLEAAVANGVREPRALALATADAQGRTSSRIVNLGKVTGTGIVFITHSDSRKGRHLAENPWASGVLYWRETSQQITLAGPVTQLSDAESEDLWFARAVFTHAMTTVSRQSKPLTGLDHFDRLRAEALELGEPQRPLPRPATFVGYRLDIASVEFWANGTDRLHERLSYERVGGGWEISRLQP